A segment of the Pseudomonadota bacterium genome:
ACAGTCTCATACCCTTGTGACTCGAAGAAGGCCTTGAACAGCTCGAACTCTGTGCGGGTGGGAACATCGAGATAGTCGACGATGGCGATGCGTGGCTTCGCCGTTCCGCCCCAGCTCTCGTAGGCCGCGAGGAGCACATCGAGCACGTTCTGCCGGCACTGCAGGCGCGTGAGCCCGAAGCGCTCGACGAAGCGACGCATCAAGGGCATGGCGAGGAACTGATCTTGCAGCACGTCGGCATAGGCGATGCCCGCGGGAGATTCAGCGTTGTACTCCACGAACTTGAACGACTCCGGTGTGAGGAACGTGTCCATGCGCGAGTTGGCAGAGAAGCGGCGCGTGCTCGACGGCAGGCGCACCAGCCTCGCCTCGCCCTCGCTGAGGCCCATGCGCTCGAAGAACCTCGGGTCCTCGAAGGCGCGGCGCTCCACGACCTCGATAGCCGCCATGGCCTCTCGAATGGCATCGCGCACGTAGTCGAAGTGGCTGCGCGCCATGAAGTTCGGGCGCAGATATGGACACAGCACGCGCCCCCCGAAGGTCGCCTCGGCGGAGACCATCTGCTCTCGGAAGCGCTCTCCAAGCGCCGCAGCGCCCTCGGGCTCTGCAGCGAGGGCCGCGTGCCACTCGTCGATGAGGGCGTTCACCCGTTCGAACGAGTCGCGCGACGGGAAGGGAGCGATGCTGGGAATAGAGGCGTCAATCTCAGGGGTCACGACTTCAGGCTCCTCGCACAGCTGCGTCTCCGGCCGACCGCGCGCGGTGCGCGGAAGGGGGGCGAAGGCGCCTTCTTTGTCGTTCCGGGCCTTTCCTCCGCAGACGACCTCGAAAGACCTTGCAGGAGAATCAGGCGCAGTGGAAAAATATTCAAGGATGCTGCGTGTCAAGTGACGTGCGCAGCGTCCACCTGCCAGACGAGCAACTGCCTGCGTCTGCAAGGCCCGCCAGAGGAGCAGAGAGATGCCCGCATCCCGCACCCCCCAGAAGGCACAGAGCGATCGCAAGATCCCCACGATGTTCGAGGAGACGGTTCTCGTAACCCCCGCGACCGCCTGGCTGCAGGTCCTGCGCAACGACTCGTGGGACCCTGCCAGCGTGACGGTGCTCGCCGTGCACACAGACGGCCAGGGCGTTCGTCTCGACAGCCCCATCCCGCTGCCGCGCGGAACCAAGGTCATGGTGAACGTCAATCTTCGCCCCTCCGAGGCCGTTCATCTTCAGGGCGTGGTCCACGTCACCCGCAAGAGCGGAAGCGGGTCGATGGCAACGCTTCGCTTCGAGCACCAGACCGAAGCCGACCGCAAAACCCTCGCGGCGTTTGCCGCCGCGGCGCCGCCAACCGAGCAGCCCACCGAGCCCACGACGGAGAAGCGGCGATATAAACGCTTCGTCAAGAGCGTGCCGGTCCAGTACCAGCTGCTGCGCGCCGACGGTGAGATCATCCCGGGAGAGGGTCAGATGATGACCCTCGACATCGGGGGAGGCGGCATGAAGATCCGGGTCGACCAGAAGCTGGAGATGGGCGACCTGGCCTATCTGCACCTTCCCCTCGACTCCGTCCCGTTCTTCAGCCTTGGGCGCGTCATCTGGATCGAGGACTCGCGGGTTCCGGATCGGTGGGTCGCAGGCCTGCAGTTCGTCGATCTGAGCGAGTCAGAGCAGTCGCGCCTCAACAGCCTGCTCGCGACGGCACGGTAGCGCGTCGCGCCGAGAAGCGAGGGCTCAGTCGCGCCCTGCACCGAGGATCTGACGCCACGTGGTCAGGCTCTGATTGTCGCGCTGCACCTGCGGCTCCGGGATGGAGAGGCGCAGCGTGCGGTGCGCCGTCGACATGGCATGCAAGCGGCCGAGGGTGGAGCGGCGCTGGCGTGAGGCGTTCCAGATGAGACGGATGTCTGCCACGGTTGCGTGGCCTGTATCGCTGGCTTGTCCTGCGCGACCTTGCGGCATCGTCTGACCTTCTCTCTCGCGTGGCGCACAGCTGCGGGATTCGTCCCGTGCTCGGACGCGCTCGACCTCCCGAGTCTACCGCACCCCCCGGTCAAAGGAAAGGGGCGTTTCGTAAACGAACCGTGAACATTTGACGAGGAAATGACGACTACACCCTGCACGCCCGTCATCGAGCCCGCCCTGGAGACTCCCGCCGACCCCTGGGCGAAGGTGCGCAACCAGCCGCCCTATCACGTGGTGCTCCTCGATGACAACGATCACTCCTACGAGTACGTCATCGAGATGCTGATGCGCCTCTTCGGGCACTCTCCGATGGACGCCTACGGCATGGCGGTGGAGGTCGACATGAGCGGGCGGGTGATCGTGCTCACCACCACCCTCGAGCGCGCGGAGCTGGAGCGCGACCGCATCCACGCCTACGGAGCCGACCCGCGCATCCCGCGGTGCAAAGGCTCCATGAGCGCGATCATCGAACCCGCCGGCGACTGAGGTTGCGTCCGCCGGCGCGGCGCTACAGCGACGCGCGGCGCCACTTCCCCCGCCGCCGGCGCGGCGCTACAGCGACGCGCGGCGCCAAGAACGATACGGCGTCCGCGTCACCGGATCGTTTGTGGGCCGCAGGTCGTCACAGTACTCCGGATCGGCGTTGCCAGAATCGATGTCGAGCGCATAGGCGCCAACCTTCGCCGGCGTGTCGATGGCAAGATGCCAGGAGAGGCGCAGGCGCCCCCCGGTCCTTGCCCCTCGCCCCATGCCGGGGCCGCTGTCATAGACCGAGATGACGTAGTACTGCGCGTTCGGACGCAGATCCTCAAAGTCGTAGTCTCCCTTGGGACCGCTGCTCACCTCTCGCATGGTGGCGTCAGCGAAGTCGTAGAGATAGATCGCATGCATGGGCATCGGAATCCCGCCGACGCTCATCACCCCATGCAGACGGACATCGGACACGGTCTCAGGAGAAGGCGAGGAAGAGGGCGCGACATCGGGCGCGTCTTCCATCTCGGGGGAGGGCGACGGCGACGGAGAAGGAGCCGCCACAGCAACGGTGACCCTCTTCGCAGGCGGCTTCACCGAGAGTGAGGAGACAGCCGAACTGCCCACGCCCAACTCCGGCCGAACGTCTCCGCCGAGAACGGCCGCGCCTGGAACATCGTGATCTCCCCCTGAGGTACGGATCGGCTTCGTTCCGCTCACGGCCTCCTGCGCCGGGAGCTCCGTCGAGACACGCGACCCGTTCACCACCGCGATTTGCGTGCCGGCAGCTCCGCTCATCGCGGAAGGCGGGTGTCCCAGCAGCGAGAGCACGACGCGATAGCCGCAGAACATGAACACGACGGCCACGAGCGCGGTGCCCACGGCCAGGGGCATCGGCACTGCGGAGAAGAGACCCTCCCCCGCCTCACGCGTCTCACGAGACAGCGACATCGTAGACTCCTCATACTGAGCCCCACGCTCAAGTCCCTTCCTCCTGCCGCGCACGCACATCGAAGACCGCGCCCCGGACGACAGGCGCAGGTCAGCGCCTCTCACTGTGACGCCGCTTGCGACGACCCCCCGATCATCCTGATGTGGATTGAATCCGGACAAAAAAATCGCCCTCCGGAAAGAGGAAAGATTTTCATTTTGTAGAAAGGACTCTCTCAGAGCGGGCCCCATTACGGGTCCCCTCACGACGCCCTGTGTCATTCCGCCGAATCGCCCCGCCGAGTCGACCCGCTGATACTGATCTGGGCGTTGCCATGGCTGTTTCATATCTGCGTATACTGCACGGGAGGGAAAACATCACATGTCCGAGGAGCGCGCGAAGGGTACCAGGGCAGGCGGCAATAGCCAGGC
Coding sequences within it:
- a CDS encoding PilZ domain-containing protein; translation: MPASRTPQKAQSDRKIPTMFEETVLVTPATAWLQVLRNDSWDPASVTVLAVHTDGQGVRLDSPIPLPRGTKVMVNVNLRPSEAVHLQGVVHVTRKSGSGSMATLRFEHQTEADRKTLAAFAAAAPPTEQPTEPTTEKRRYKRFVKSVPVQYQLLRADGEIIPGEGQMMTLDIGGGGMKIRVDQKLEMGDLAYLHLPLDSVPFFSLGRVIWIEDSRVPDRWVAGLQFVDLSESEQSRLNSLLATAR
- a CDS encoding ATP-dependent Clp protease adaptor ClpS — encoded protein: MTTTPCTPVIEPALETPADPWAKVRNQPPYHVVLLDDNDHSYEYVIEMLMRLFGHSPMDAYGMAVEVDMSGRVIVLTTTLERAELERDRIHAYGADPRIPRCKGSMSAIIEPAGD